One window of the Dreissena polymorpha isolate Duluth1 chromosome 5, UMN_Dpol_1.0, whole genome shotgun sequence genome contains the following:
- the LOC127831455 gene encoding uncharacterized protein LOC127831455, giving the protein MHVEAEQHTYLPLDHSPTTTYLPPGHCLPHVSAARPLSSTRICHPVTVHTYLPTRPLSSTRICHPVTVHHTYLPPRSQSTTRICNPVTVPPHVSATRPLSTTRIYHPVTVHHTYLPPVTVPPHDSSTRSLSTTRICHQVTVHHTYLPPGHCPPHVSATRSLSTTLICHPANVHHTYLPPGHCPPHVSATRSESTHTYLPPGHCPPHVSATRSLSNTRICHRSLSTTRICHSVTVHHKYLPPGLCPTHYAPGHCLPSTRFCTRPLSSTRICHPVTVHHTYLPPGQCPPHVSATRPLSTTRICHRPLSTTVSSSRHCPPHASATGHCPPHVSATPSLSITRICHPVTVHHTYLPPGHCPPHVSFTRSCPPHLSATRSLSTTRTCHPITVHQTDLHPVTVNHTYLPPCYCPPTRICHPVTVHHTYLPHRSLSTTRICHPAMSTTRICHRDKGHPIIS; this is encoded by the coding sequence AACAGCACACGTATCTGCCACTCGATCACAGTCCCACCACAACGTATCTGCCACCCGGCCACTGTCTTCCACACGTATCTGCCGCCCGGCCACTGTCTTCCACACGTATCTGCCACCCGGTCACTGTCCACACGTATCTCCCCACCCGGCCACTGTCTTCCACACGTATATGCCACCCGGTCACTGTCCACCACACGTATCTGCCACCCCGGTCACAGTCCACCACACGTATCTGCAACCCGGTCACAGTTCCACCACACGTATCTGCCACCCGGCCACTGTCCACCACACGTATCTACCACCCGGTCACTGTCCACCACACGTATCTGCCACCGGTCACTGTCCCACCACACGATTCTTCCACCCGGTCACTGTCCACCACACGTATCTGCCACCAGGTCACTGTCCACCACACGTATCTGCCACCTGGTCACTGTCCACCACACGTATCTGCCACCCGGTCACTGTCCACAACACTTATCTGCCACCCGGCCAATGTCCACCACACGTATCTGCCACCCGGTCACTGTCCACCACACGTATCTGCCACCCGGTCAGAGTCCACCCACACGTATCTGCCACCCGGCCACTGTCCACCACACGTATCAGCCACCCGGTCACTGTCCAACACACGTATCTGCCACCGGTCACTGTCCACCACACGTATCTGCCACTCGGTCACTGTCCACCACAAGTATCTGCCACCCGGTCTCTGTCCAACACACTATGCACCCGGCCACTGTCTTCCATCCACACGTTTCTGCACCCGGCCACTGTCTTCCACACGTATCTGCCACCCGGTCACTGTCCACCACACGTATCTGCCACCCGGCCAATGTCCACCACACGTATCTGCCACCCGACCACTGTCCACCACACGTATCTGCCACCGGCCACTTTCCACCACAGTATCTTCCTCCCGTCACTGTCCACCACACGCATCTGCCACCGGTCACTGTCCACCACACGTATCTGCCACCCCGTCACTGTCCATCACACGTATCTGCCACCCGGTCACTGTCCACCACACGTATCTGCCACCCGGTCACTGTCCACCACACGTATCTTTCACCCGGTCATGTCCACCACACTTATCTGCCACCCGGTCACTGTCCACCACACGTACCTGCCACCCGATCACTGTCCACCAAACTGATCTCCACCCGGTCACTGTCAACCACACGTATCTGCCACCCTGTTACTGTCCACCAACACGTATCTGCCACCCGGTCACTGTCCACCACACGTATCTGCCACACCGGTCACTGTCCACCACACGTATCTGCCACCCGGCCATGTCCACCACGCGTATCTGCCACCGGGATAAGGGACATCCCATTATTTCATAA